One Doryrhamphus excisus isolate RoL2022-K1 chromosome 17, RoL_Dexc_1.0, whole genome shotgun sequence genomic region harbors:
- the trmt11 gene encoding tRNA (guanine(10)-N2)-methyltransferase homolog — MAAPGRRSCVQYLIHLAQDNLDFRLPEIEALLALRGKKINPVWRFKETAPFWCLDDLTEEDVRGIMTRSVCAKSAFELWGHGRTHSELRTSLLNYPVENMSPFMHKNSTYRINVYTYNKTLEFQERIKRIDAMEYLPFQGVVNLKNPQHIFCLLEDYGTDPNNIPEHPDYIFFGRWIADGQRELIRSHSVKNRHFIGNTSMDACLSFIMANHAKVKEHDLVFDPFVGTGSLLVACSHFGAYVCGSDIDYNTIHGKGRSSRKNQKWRGPDENIRANLRQYGAEKMYVDVMVSDASRPVWRRTPLFDAIITDPPYGIRESTRRTGSHKETSKPPDGIYAESHVAVSQSYHLSDILADLLNFSAHHLVMGGRMVYWLPVHRPEYCDEMVPLHPCLQLISNCEQTLSSHTSRRLITMEKVKEPEESDGLAHLADPRFCPYQGHNAFREKYFSGVNKRLGKDNKSDAKEDAII; from the exons atggcagcCCCTGGTAGACGATCATGCGTCCAGTATTTAATACATCTTGCTCAAGACAATTTGGACTTCAGGTTACCG GAAATTGAAGCTCTGCTGGCTctcagagggaaaaaaatcaatcctGTGTGGCGCTTCAAAGAAACG GCTCCTTTCTGGTGTCTGGATGATTTGACAGAGGAAGATGTCCGGGGCATCATGACCAGATCGGTTTGTGCAAA gtcTGCTTTTGAACTATGGGGCCACGGACGGACACACAGTGAGCTCAGAACATCTTTACTGAACTACCCAGTGGAGAACATG TCGCCATTCATGCACAAAAACTCAACATACAGAATAAATGTTTACACCTACAACAAAACCCTGGAGTTTCAAGAGAGAATTAAACGAATCGAT GCAATGGAATACCTTCCATTTCAGGGTGTCGTAAACCTAAAGAACCCTCAGCACATCTTCTGTTTGCTGGAAGATTACGGCACTGACCCCAACAACATCCCTGAGCATCcggattacattttttttggccgATGG ATAGCAGATGGTCAACGTGAATTGATACGTTCGCACAGTGTGAAGAATCGCCACTTCATAGGAAACACCAGTATGGATGCATGCCTCTCATTTATCATGGCCAACCATGCAAAGGTCAAAGAACACGACCTTGTCTTTGATCCGTTTGTTGGTACTG GGAGTCTGCTGGTTGCGTGTTCTCATTTCGGAGCTTACGTGTGTGGATCGGATATTGATTACAACACTATCCATGGCAAAG GACGATCAAGCCGTAAAAATCAGAAATGGCGTGGACCTGATGAAAACATCCGAGCTAACCTGCGACAGTACGGAGCAGAGAAGATGTATGTCGACGTGATGGTGTCTGACGCGTCCAGGCCTGTCTGGAGGAGGACGCCACTTTTTGATGCCATCATTACCGATC CTCCTTACGGTATACGTGAGTCCACGAGAAGAACGGGTTCCCACAAAGAAACCAGCAAGCCTCCGGACGGCAT CTATGCCGAGTCGCATGTGGCTGTGTCCCAGTCCTACCACTTGAGTGACATCTTAGCTGACCTGCTAAACTTTTCTGCTCATCACTTAGTCATGGGAGGAAGGATGGTCTATTGGCTGCCTGTTCATCGGCCAGA ATACTGTGATGAGATGGTTCCCCTTCATCCATGTCTTCAGCTCATTAGCAACTGTGAACAGACGCTATCAAGCCACACGTCCCGTCGCCTGATCACCATGGAGAAGGTCAAAGAACCCGAG GAATCAGACGGTCTAGCACACCTAGCGGACCCCCGCTTCTGCCCCTACCAGGGCCACAACGCCTTCAGAGAGAAGTACTTCAGCGGCGTCAACAAGAGGCTCGGCAAGGACAACAAATCTGATGCCAAAGAAGATGCAATCATTTGA
- the LOC131105712 gene encoding uncharacterized protein LOC131105712 encodes MKYEVNLYSALVLTSISTLRPRPHLHQYTPPPSSPPPVHSAPLLTSTSTQILCPHLHQYTTPPSASVLTSTSTLLPRSHLHQYTPPPSSPPPVLFAPVRPRPHLHQYTPPPFSPPTVHSAPVLISTSTLRLRPPPSSPPPGHSSPVLTSTSTLRLRPPPSSPPPGHSSPVLTSTSTLLPPPHLHQYTDPLSSPPPVHSAPVLTSTSTLFPCPPPSSPPPVHFAPVRPRPHLHLYTPPPFSPPTVYSAPVLISTSTLRLRPPPSSPPPVHSSPVLTSNSTLLTSTSTLRLRLPPSAPILSSTSTLRPYPHLHQYTQPLSSPPPVHSASVPTSTSTQRLLFTALPTSRCPPPPSPASLTPD; translated from the coding sequence ATGAAGTATGAAGTGAACTTGTACTCCGCCCTTGTCCTCACCTCCATCAGTACACTCCGCCCTCGTCCTCACCTCCACCAGTACACTCCGCCCCCGTCCTCACCTCCACCAGTACACTCCGCccccctcctcacctccaccagtACACAGATCCTCTGTCCTCACCTCCACCAGTACACTACGCCCCCTTCTGCCTCAGTCCTCACCTCCACCAGTACACTCCTCCCCCGTTCTCACCTCCACCAGTACACTCCGCCCCCGTCCTCACCTCCACCAGTACTCTTTGCCCCTGTCCGCCCCCGTCCTCACCTCCACCAGTACACTCCTCCCCCGTTCTCACCTCCAACAGTACACTCCGCCCCCGTCCTCATCTCCACCAGTACACTCCGGCTCCGCCCGCCCccatcctcacctccaccaGGACACTCCTCCCCCGTCCTCACCTCCACCAGTACACTCCGGCTCCGCCCGCCCccatcctcacctccaccaGGACACTCCTCCCCCGTCCTCACCTCCACCAGTACACTCCTCccccctcctcacctccaccagtACACAGATCCTCTGTCCTCACCTCCACCAGTACACTCCGCCCCCGTCCTCACCTCCACCAGTACACTTTTCCCCTGTCCGCCCCCGTCCTCACCTCCACCAGTACACTTTGCCCCTGTCCGCCCCCGTCCTCACCTCCACCTGTACACTCCTCCCCCGTTCTCACCTCCAACAGTATACTCCGCCCCCGTCCTCATCTCCACCAGTACACTCCGGCTCCGCCCGCCCccatcctcacctccaccaGTACACTCCTCCCCCGTTCTCACCTCTAACAGTACactcctcacctccaccagtACACTCCGCCTCCGTCTGCCCCCGTCCGCCCCCATCCTCAGCTCCACCAGTACACTCCGTCCCTATCCCCACCTCCACCAGTACACACAGCCTCTGTCCTCACCTCCACCAGTACACTCCGCCTCCGTCCCCACCTCCACCAGTACACAAAGACTCCTCTTCACCGCCTTACCCACTTCACGCTGCCCACCACCACCCTCTCCTGCCTCCTTGACTCCTGATTAA